ACTTTGGAATAATGATGACGGCTCTCCTCTTCTCTTGTGATTTTATGATACTAATATACCGTCCATGTTTGTTGAAACTTTTTGAGTAGAAAAATTATGTGGAGTAGTCCCATCGCTTCCATCTATGGACAGAATTTCCCTGGCCCTTCGAAGCTTCTTTAAGGGCGTAAACAAGCTACTCCATTGTCTTCTGGCTGATaatcattcttttcatcatattaagCCCTCTCTCTACCCAATCGTACCAGGTTTCTGCTTAGGAGACTACCCTTGTGATGTCATAGGATTTAAAACCCACCGCAAAGTAGATAGTGTAATCTTCCATGGTAGTTGTTCTCAAGGAAGAGCGGGAAGAAATTGGAAGAAAGGAGGTGGAAAGAAATTCCAACAATAGAAGATCGCTGGAAAGGGAGCTTCTAGGGTCCAGAAGGGACCTCTCAAAGTTTGTCTTGGTAAACGTGCCTGAGAACATCACACTACTATTTGTCTACCTTTTTGTTTCCACTGTTTTcacttttgttcttttttttctccttcaagTTCTGAACTTTtagtatgttgtatattatcagtttttgaattgaaatatttgttaATATGTTATTGTCATTgagtttttgattatttatttatgcaattaaatattttaattttttggtatTAATTGATGCCACATTTGAAAAAATCGAGCTCCTTGCCGCTCGCCTCGCCTTGTGGTGAGGCATACCTTTATCGCCTTTTATCTTCTTTCGCAGTCCAAAACATTGGAGTAAGGCAAATTGAGACTTTTTTATGAAGTGTTAGTGTATTCATTTATTGAATAAAGGGGTAATGGATAATGAAGAATCAATCCTGTATAAATGAGATGACAAACATTTCTATGAGTATCGATGCCATGaatatgaaaaattgaagaTTTTCTTCTTGAATTGATGAATTATGTGATTATGTGCGCTTGATTCCTAGTATATTGCATTAGATAGATGCTTGTGTTGCTGACTTGCTATCGATTAATTGATTTTAGCTGAAAGCTTGCATATGAAATACTTACTAGAGAAAATGTTCTCCAAAATTTTTAACCaatcaaacatgagaaaattagAAACACCCCCttaatttcatttaattttgaAACAATGACAGAGATAGTCTAATCATTCCTCTTGCCCCTAGACCGTACTCTTGGATACAAAAGTTTGATTTGCCACAGTTTTCAACGACTTTATTCAACACTAGACCGTACTCTTGGATACATCGAAAGGACGATCCTTACATTCCAAAcatattaaaatcaaaatttattagGTTGATTTGAACTGATATTCAGCTCACAAAATCTACAAAAATCGTTAGGTTGAATCATTTACAATCACAACATATTCAGCATAGATTCAATTACGCACAAGTCAAAGCTTACAATCAATGACAAACTATAGAAAGGTGTGAAATTCACTCCTGCCAAATAAGCAGAAGCAATACCTTTCCATCAAAGTCAAAACTGTCACAATTCCATCCAACCTCAACAAATTTAACCTGCagtaaataagagatataaTGATTCAAAAACTAGTATCATCAATACTAACTAGAAGACTGAAACATAAATGACAAGGGGCAACTATGCAGGCGCACCAGGCTGGGAGCTAAGAGCAATGGAGACATGCATGATTGGGAGCTAAGAGCAATGGAGACATGCATGATAGTCTTATCAGTCAGCAAGAATGAATTGTCCAAATTAGGCATTGCAGACACTAGAAATATTACGAGCTTGACAGCAACTGAAGGAGCACAACTGTGTAATGTGGCTACTACATGGTCATACATAAAGGAGAAGTTTTACATCAAGGAATTGAACCAAAAAAATAGTAAACCTGAGATTAACAAGATTACGCGTAAGCGTTACAGAAAACACCTGCGGAGAGGAATCACAAGTCAACACCCTCATCAAGCCCTTTAGAACTGATTATCACATTTGAATCAATTTGTTTATCAAACTTCTGTTTACGGCGGGCTTCAAAGTCTTTGAAGCCATCCATCTGGAAAATGAAAAAGTAAATAGAATTCTTTGTAAATAACTTTTCTAGGAATTACAGAGCTAAGTAGTAGAATATAAGCGAGTAACCTGTTGAAATTGGTCCATAGAAATGGGATTTCCATGCAGGGCTATGTTCTGCAAGCTCTTGCATTCTCTTAACAAATTTAGAGGCATCTGAACAATCCAGTTACCAAAAAGAAGCATGACTATCTAGTAAAAACATATACTTGATAGGAACAAGTACAAGAACTTGGATGATGATGCTTAAGTTGAAGATACTTGAAGTTCAATCCAATGACCTCAAATGTGGATCATTTTGGGTATTTGGCATGATTGCCGGTTTGCAATTTAGATGCTACTGGTTGTTTGGTTATCTGCATTTCTTCATGAAGCTGTGTCTTATTAAAAGGAAAAACTTTTAGATGCACGTTTTTAAGGTTAATGTCTGTGTTTCCCTTATTGCACTCATAGACGGGGAAGTGGTCTAGGCTAACAGATCGTGCGAAGAGAGTTCCTAACTCTGCTTAATAGCATCCTtaagatagatagatagataggtagagagagagagagagcacaTGCAAGCATCACCAGCACAACAATAAGTTCAGCTTTTCGATGCGACAAACAGGTAAACTTTTGATCCACGTGGTTTACTATTCTTTGCACATCATATGTGTGATGATGATAGAGACAAACACATATGCGTGCAGCAGTTGACTTGACATCTAGGGGTAACACATTGTATCAGTGCGGGCCGCGAGAGCAGTACCAAATCGATGCAAACTCTGAATACTAGATATAACCTCAAAATAACAGGGGTCACACATACAGAAAGAGGTGAAATCAGGCAGTAACCTGATTGAGATTGTTATTGTTCAGGCAGAGTGATTTTAGTTGAACAAGATTGCAAACTGATGCAGGAAGCTCCTCAATGGAATTATCTGCGAGGCAAGATTGCATAAAAGAACACAGTAAAAAACTAATTATTGCACACTGAGAAATAAGAGACAGAACGCGAAAAATCATGGATCAATTTAACTGGATAGTATCAAGAATAGTGCCTAAGTTATAAGCTTAACAAAAAAGATTTGTCTATGTTCCATTAGCTTTCTAGGTCACCCAACACTCCAATTTTATCATCGGCCATAAATTTCACTTAATTTTATGTTGATGATAACATGCTTTTTTCCCTCGACGGATATTAGATACAGAGCTTCACCACCAGGAAAACAAAAGGAAATAGAGAAATAGCAAGAATGAGATGAATGATGAACTAAAATTCGAAGGTACCATTTGCTTGCAATTCTTCCAAAGAGAAGCAACTTCCAATTGATTCGGGAaaaaactttaacttattgtTTGAAACATCCAACAGCACCAACTGCAGTGGAAAAACATTAATGCAATTCCGAAAGCCTAGAATACTTTAAGTCTAGGCTGTACGACTATCTCGGACAGACAGAAAAACAGCATCATCGTATTGAACTGAACTCACAAATAACAAAACATATTTGGAGTAACATAACAATATATGCAAATGATTAGATGGATATAAACACTTCCAAACGATAGAGCTAGTTAACTTGATTGACAGTCCTTAATTCATAATCCCAACTCAGCAACCATGACAATCAGATATACATCTAACAATGAACACTACATTTCTTGGTGTTACAATAGGATTGTAGATGGTATCCTACATGGAAAAGGATTGTAGTGTACTGTCTATAAGTAGGCCTCGGAATAATGTAGTTTATGTGTCTTAATAATATTTTCTGAGTCATTATTTCTCGATGCTCAGAGAATCAAAATTTGGAAAGTTCAGTCAAATGGAATTTGTACCCCTTAAATGCAGAGGGGGACAGGAATATTATGTTGGGTGACTTAGAACACTCCGAGAGACATCAagattttgggtattgtaggGGCATAAAGTTTGAGGAGGTCGAGG
This Solanum dulcamara chromosome 1, daSolDulc1.2, whole genome shotgun sequence DNA region includes the following protein-coding sequences:
- the LOC129888884 gene encoding plant intracellular Ras-group-related LRR protein 7-like isoform X1; translated protein: MEIHKLINLQRLILADNLIENLPVNLGLLQSLKVATLDGNRITAFPDELGQLVKLERLSISGNLLMSLPETIGSLQNLVLLDVSNNKLKFFPESIGSCFSLEELQANDNSIEELPASVCNLVQLKSLCLNNNNLNQMPLNLLRECKSLQNIALHGNPISMDQFQQMDGFKDFEARRKQKFDKQIDSNVIISSKGLDEGVDL
- the LOC129888884 gene encoding plant intracellular Ras-group-related LRR protein 7-like isoform X2, which gives rise to MLNTIDIILADNLIENLPVNLGLLQSLKVATLDGNRITAFPDELGQLVKLERLSISGNLLMSLPETIGSLQNLVLLDVSNNKLKFFPESIGSCFSLEELQANDNSIEELPASVCNLVQLKSLCLNNNNLNQMPLNLLRECKSLQNIALHGNPISMDQFQQMDGFKDFEARRKQKFDKQIDSNVIISSKGLDEGVDL